A window of the Fulvia fulva chromosome 11, complete sequence genome harbors these coding sequences:
- a CDS encoding Nuclease P1 → MPDGADILESGDLYPTYYNSAIDTIELQIAKGGYWLAKWLDAIAANQDAKKKRMVHGGMTQSEDLTGGYLLPLAPMSRAQMRREAVGYNCKH, encoded by the coding sequence ATGCCAGATGGTGCTGATATTCTCGAGAGTGGAGACTTGTACCCGACCTACTACAACAGTGCTATCGATACCATTGAGCTTCAAATCGCAAAGGGTGGCTACTGGCTTGCCAAGTGGTTGGATGCCATTGCAGCGAACCAGGATGCGAAGAAGAAGAGGATGGTGCATGGAGGGATGACGCAGAGCGAAGACTTGACTGGCGGCTATCTCCTGCCGCTTGCACCGATGAGCCGAGCGCAGATGAGGAGGGAGGCTGTTGGGTACAATTGCAAGCATTAA